Within Dromaius novaehollandiae isolate bDroNov1 chromosome 8, bDroNov1.hap1, whole genome shotgun sequence, the genomic segment CTTCCCTGAACACCAGGTGGGACTATGCCAGTGACGAAGGTGGTTCTGCATACTTGGAGCTGCGCTCTGTTCACAAGATCAGGCAAGCAGATTACCCAGCTGCACACTCGCACGGGGACAGAAACTTCACTCCTTGTCACTGTGAGGGCTGTTTGCAGGGAAGGAGTTGCACCCTGCTGAATCTTACTGATGGGACACTGGGACAGCCTGCACTGTGTTTTAAGCCATCTGGTGTTTTAAAGTCCCATCTTTTAGCAGGTATTAGTCTGAAGTAGTGATTTGGTTATGCTGACAGATTCTGTGCTTCAGGTGAGCAGGGATGTCCAAATCCTTGCTTTTTGTTACAGTGTAATGAAGGCCTTGGACAGACTGGTGTTACTGAGACAGTCCAGCAGAAACTGCTCCCTCTTCCCTGTCCCCAGCTTTCTCGGTTGCTTTACAGGCTCTCACACTGCACCCAGCTGTTTTGCTGGGTTTTCTCTGTTGCTCTCCTGCATTCACAAGGTTGTCTGCCATTCAGGGACACGCATGGCAGGTTCATGCTTTTGAGTAAGGAGGCCCTTGCACGAAGAAGACAGCTGAATCATCTCCTCTGGAGATGTGAGGTCCTTAGCCTCTCGCTTTGGAGTGTCCCTGCTCTCCCCTTTCTCGTTGGAGTCTTCCGTTGTATGGAAGCAGCTACGGGGATGAGGTGAACATACGGTGTGTGCCGAgattaaagttatttttctaagCAGTTTGAAGGGCTGTTTGCTTCGCTGCAGGAACTGGTTTAGGGAGAGACGAACTCCCTTCTCAAGGACAAAGGGCTGTTGAAGAGGATAGTGGTCGAAAGAACAGGTTGCAGTTGAGTTCTGGTTTTCAGAGATGGagtaaggtttttatttttttttattttgtaagtaCGTTGCATGCTGTGGCTTTTGGCTGGTATCAGCATTACCACACAAAGGGGCTGTTTGCTGTCTGGGTACCTGCCAAATGATAAGTATGTTACAGCGGGACCAAAAAATTTCAACAGCATTACAGGAATTGCTTTGTGACCTCTGGGTCAAAACTCCCTTCCAACACAGCCATGTTAAGGAAGATCAGGTGAAACagcacatgccaaggacagcgtTTAGTTACCTGGACGCTGGATGTGTGGACCTTTGATCTATTTTAAGCTTTGAACTGCTCTGCGATGCCAGTGGTGAGCAGCACGACCTCTGGGAAAAGATTGACCAGACATACTTAATACTACTGCAGACTGCGTTAGTGTTTCCCTCCTGGCCTGCTGGCTCCGTTATCTAATGAGGCTTCATAGTCCAAGGCAGGCAGATGGGCCAGTAGCTTTCTTCTCTTGATGCAAAGCTACTTTAAACCTATCTGGTGTTTGACTCTAGACTGGACCTTAAGGTTTGTGCCAGTCTGCACTTTATGAGACATTTCTGAGCTTTGGTTTATAGATGATCATCTAATCAAAAGTCTCAATCGTAATGCTACAGCctgagaaagagaagagggagacgTGCACCGAGAAGTCAGCTGATGAAGTGGGAATGCAGTGTGACAGGAGCATGCACCTCAGGGTCTGTCTTATAAATAACTTGCCTAGAAAATTAACTAAGACAGGAtgacttgagattttttttttaatagaaaagaatcCTCAGCTGTCCAGGTGAATCCTCTGCTGCTTAGAGTAGAGGAAAGTCACTTTAATGGGCATTTCAACAGTGGTGGGCTGGTATGAAGTTGGCATGTTAAACAGTTCTTCTTACCATTATTGATTAAAATGAAGATGGTGTTAATAATGAGGGCAGCTGTCAAACTGAGGATGCAAGACCCTGCACTCTGATGGGTCGCACTAGGGTGTATGTTTGAGAATTAAGTGAGCATTTGATTATGCAACTGCAGCACCAGGAACCACTTTCCCATGACCACTTTGTGGCACCATTAAGTTCAATTTTAAAGGCATAAATAAAGATAATTGCTTTTCTCTGCAAACTGGCAGGATTAAATTATCTCCCATATTAACAGGTTTATAAATCATCTCATCTTTTCAAGCCCAAATAACAAACTTCAGCTTAGTAATGAGCAAGCtcaaatgtactttaaaaaaaaaaaaaagagcatataTTCAAGTTTATTTGCCAATAAAATATTGCaacctttatttaaaacaaaatgcaaattgGCAAAACTTTGTGGAACGACAGGCAAAGAGGCCCTTCGAAGGGCGTTATTTACATCAAGTTTAACACTGTTCGCAGTTCACAGTCAGACGATAGTGAGagaattaaattagaaaaacaaccaaaatatattacaataacaattaaaaacaaaaacagttgacAACACTGGTAGAGTGATTGGTGATTAATGTGTTTCAGTTTAATCCATTCCTGTCCTCTGTGAGTTCACTACTGCTACAAACAGCGTGCTGAGCTGATCGGTCTTTACCCCCCATGCACAACCGACACTTTTGGAAGAGCAGCCTCCTTTGGTACAGACACTTCTCATCTTGTAGATATTACAGGTAAGTCAGGTGTCCCATAACAGATTGTTTCCTACCAACATGGAATAGGCTAAAGGTTTTGTTCTATACTACAGGCAACTGGAGTGCAACCCTACTGCCCATCCATGCAAAACATCCACCTGCACAAGGTACTGGATGGTGCTACTCGCCCGAAGTGGGAGGTTTCTGAGCATGCTGTAGTTGCTACCCTTCAGTTTCTGTCAGCTACTGGTTAGTAGCAGGGCTGGGGTTgagtgttttaaaacaaaaaacagcagtcTGTaacacttgcagaaaaaaatcatctcGATTCATTAGTGCTTGTCACAGCTGCTATTGCCCAAGAGCACCAACGAACACAATCCTAAGCCCTTCTGCTGCCTGGGAAGCCGGTGTCAGGTAAGTGGTACGGACAGCAATGTCCGTGGTTCCTTTACTTGAAAGACACTGACTGCAAAAGGCACGTAACCCATCCTACCTGATCAGTCACACACCCTCTGCCTCTTACAGAAGGGCTGCTCTGCTGAACGCAGCAGTGCTGGTACACCGCTGCCCCGCTCTGCTCCATGGTAGTAACAGAGGAGGTGTCGCAGAGCCTGCGCTCAGAGCCCTCACCGTGGGGCTcagtccctgctgcctgcagagagTGGTGTGCCACAAAGCTCTTAGATAAGCACACTCGTAACTGCATGGCAACGCGCATTCTGGCTGACACGAGGCCAGTGGTGTTTGGGAGAAGCGTCCTGTGGGAGACTGACGGGAACATGTAGGTGCACCTCCCACTGTGTTCTGCATCAGGAACATTGCTCCCTTCAATTCTGCTTTCCCAGCTGCTTAACTTGATGCAGTCCCAAGACCAAAACTCTTAATTCAGCTTCATCCCTATCAGCACTGATGAAAATTATGATTAAATCAAAGTGCTGCCAGTCAGACAGCAGAGTGCACCAGTTTGGGGGATTAAAAGGGTGTACAGTGCAGGAAGAGGGGAGAGTTGTACCTGTGAGCTGGCTGATTCCCCACAGTAGCTAGGAAGAGAAAGTGCCCCAAGCCAACTCACTTGAGTGAGCACATGCTTTGTGCTTGGCATTACCAGCCTCTACTTGATACTATCTCCTTTCGCAAGAAAGATTACTTTAAATTCAAGCCCATACTAGTGCAAGTTAATTAGGGAGCCAGGCTGCAATTGCATTCTTGCCACACAAGGCCTTCTCACAGTGGTGAAAAAAGGAAACCCAACAGGTGTTTATGCCTCATCCACAAAGAGCAGAGCAACGTGTGCTCTTCACTAGAAAAAGCATCAGGGTTTCTCCCTCCTTACGGTATTTTAAACATACTGTGCAAGGCTGAAAGCAGAGCAACTGCTCCAGTAGAAATCTCTAAAGCTGAACAGAAAGCCAAATCTATCAGAAAGGAGGCAGAACTATGACAACTTTAGGAGAGTGGCTGTGGAAGGAAGCAAAAGTGACCTGTGATATCCAATAGAATCAACTTCCCAAGATACCGTCCTTTTGCTATTTTGCTAGAGGACATGAGGAAATTCAGATTGTGGAATAAAACGGTGTTGGGCAggagagggagcagaggcagcagcaattTTGCAGCCCTGtttgcgggggggggaggggggggaactAGTGTCAAGTCAGCAATACCTCCATCACCATCTAACCATCTATCTGATGATCAATAAGACAGTAcgttaaaagcaaataaaacattcttCGTAGGACTAGTGACAGGCAAATCCCCCAAATTCCACTGTCCTGCGTTTCCTCTGCTGGAGGAACACCCGGCTTCTGTTTAAAAGCAGCTGGGTTCTTCAGCTCAGAGACTGCAGAGCTATGCTGCTGCCCAGATCAGGGCATTGCTCTGTCACACTGTCCACCACCTCTGGAGTAGGGAAGGAGAAATTAAGGAATCTTAAAGGAAGTGTGGATAACTAGTGCTGGAGAGGTACTTTGTTAGGGGACAGTCTTCTCAGAAGGGTAGAAAAAAAGGGTTGAAAGAGAATTTAAATAATTAGAAACTCCAGGAACTGTCTGCTATTCTGTCACTTTTGCTGGAGCTTTTCTGGGAGACTGGcatgcagggggaaaaaaggcttcttTCAAATACTCATCAGAATTGGAGTAATGTCTACAATGGGTTTAAAATTTTCTGGTTAAAATACCTTTCCCCAGAGAATCACTTCAGTTTCAGTCTGTTTCTACTAGGCTTAGTAGTAGTACAATGATGAAACCGTAAGATTGTCTCCCAGGGCAGACAAGCCCTGGCTATCTGACACTACAAAAGCTCACATACCTTTTCAATCCCTTTGATGTTTAAAAGGCAACATGAAGCAACACCACAAGTCTTTTCCCTTTGCAGGTCACCTTTCCAAAGGCAGATAGTTTGGTGTGCAGGGATGCACACATGCAATAACGATGACTGAAAGAGATAAGGTAAACCATAAAAGCCCTCAGTAAAGTCTACAAGATAATGGTTTGGTACTCTGCCTTACTGTGGAAGAATCCCAGTGCAGCCTTTCCCCTGTCCCCTCTGCCCCGCTGCTCAGTGAGGCTTGGAGCTTAAGGACTGTATGAGAGGACAGCCTGAAGCTCCACGCTATTGCAGAACTAGACAGCAGGCTTTGTCAGGTGGGTTTGGTACTACTAAGTCAGGGCTGCTAACTTGGGCTGTCCCCACTTGGTACCAGCTCACTGGAGTAAAACTGACTTGTAAGATCAACGGATTTACTTTAATGTCTGCCTGGTTTATGGTGGAGGGGTTGTTTTTTTCACCATTTCACTCACTTTGACAGTGAAGCTCACGTGGTCCACTTCACCTCACATACTGCTCCACCGGTGCACGTTCATGCATCGTGACACAGTTTTATTTACCACAGAACAGTAATAAAATGAGGATTCCCAGACACCAGCACATTTCTAAAGATTTTCAGGCCGCTGTCTCACTAGGCTCCATGGAAAAACTAGGGACATAGGCTGAGACTGCCCAGCCTACTTTCGAGCACCAACAGGGCAATGCTTCTAGATAGAAATAGGAGTGAAAAATCCTCTAATTTATGCCTGTGCCCCAGCTCAACTCTAAATGCTCAGATTAAAAGCAGCACAGTCACACTtcaaaaacaagtttaaaaagcattttagccaaaaataaaagatttaaggTGCAAAGCAAGCCAAATCCTCTATCATCACCAACAGTGTGAAAAGTGAGCAGCAGCATGCAGGAACACATCTGTATTTGGAGATAGGTACCAGGcctgttttctccctttctcaaaCCAAGTGATTGGTTGAGGTCTTCCTATGTGCCAGTACGTTTACACCCTAGGGAGTTGTGCGCATACACAGACACTGGCTTTTTCAGGCCACAATAGTCTACAAACAGCACTAGGACAGAGGAAGACAACTTCCACCACATGATTGCTTTCATTCTGGGATTGTCAATAGGCATCAGAGACCAGTGGGAGCCCTTCAAGGCAGAGCCATAGCAGTTTTTGTCAAGCCTCAGGCGGAGGAGTGTGCAGTTAAATGTGCACATTCCCTACTCTGCAGCATGAGATTCTGGTCTAGTCTTTTAAGTAAATGGAAAGATGGCTGTGACTCCCCTGTGCGCTCACGTAACTAGTCACCTTCATATCCACGGAAGATGAAGCGCCTGCAAGGTAGGCGATACAGCAAACCCCAGAAAGCCATCGGTGTGCAGTTAGTGTTATGCCAGAGTAGGGACTGGTCCAGTGATGCCTGCAGCAGTGAGGGGGGCATGGCAGGGCAGGCGAGGCTCTATTTCTCTGGTTTcccagctggctgcagcagcactctgACTGCTAAAAGAATGTAGAGAGCAGCCAGGGGCTGCAGGTGGTGGAGGCTCTGCCTTACCTAGTATGGGTCCTCACGGTAATGAAACAGAATTGGGAGGTCAACCTGGTAACAAGTTAAAAACAATCTagatcttaaaaaacaaaacaaaaacaaaaaacaccaccccttccctccccccctcaaATAATGACAACACTGGCAAGTTGTGCAAGAACCCCAAACTACTCACAAATGACCATCAAGTAGCACCTGTGCTAGACCACTAGAAATGGGTATGAACTGAGTGAAGGCTGTGTGGTGGGGAAGGGGGTATTCCAGTGGTAAGTCTGCCCAGCACCCCTGATGCTTCAGGTATAATGAAAATGAGAACGTGTGATGGATGAGgtggacaggagggaaaagggaCAGTTTTCATATATTAACTCATTTTGCAGTTCTCATTAAAGCAGCAACAGCACTGTGGAAGTAAGCCATCTGGGCTAGTGCATCCACCTCCAGCAGCTCTGAATACTGTCAGTGCATTAGACCTCCCCCCCAACCGCACCCAGCcatgcccttcagagctgctccagctcAGACTGCTTGGCAGTTGGTACCAACAGAGCCCCAGTGCCTTTCCTTTGCGTTGTCAGGAGGCCAAAGCATGCATTAGTGCAGACAGGGGAGGATCTGTACAGCCGAGTGGCCTGCAGCCACTGCGGTACTCCAGCAATCGCATGGCAAACCATCCTGCCCGTAGCAAAAAACCTGCCATTGATTCTCCTACCTCTCAAAGGGAGGAGCAAGGACTTCCTTCCCTTGCCAACCCAAGCAGATCAGACTGACTGGGTAGGGACAAATGCTTGGTGTTCTGTCCCTTACAGCTTTAATCTaccctctccctccccatttTTGAGATGAACCTGTAAACGTGAGGAGAACTCAGTGATCTGAGGTACTTcacatactcaagtatcagtcttTCCTTTTGAAAGCATCAGTACAGAAAAAagttcccccccctccccatgtgTGTTTCTCTTACCCAGATTGACAGTAGCTACCTCTGCACCACATCGCTGATTTCTTGGACACATGACAATAAGTTATTAAGGACAGGGTTTGCCCCAGGGACGCTAGCAGCTGTTGATGACACCTGCAGTTCCTGCAGGCTGAGTTCCAGTTTGCTCACAGCTTCGCGGAAGGCAAATTTGTTGCGTGTATGCGGGATGCAGTCCACGTAGCCTGAGCAGTAATCCAACAGCTGGTGCCCTGTATCCACCAGCTGGCTGTTTGGTGTTGGCTCGGTGATGGCACTGGAGAGAAGATCTGCACACTCCAGCAGTGCTTCCTTGCTGATTTTATCTGCTGAGATTTTCTCGGCTGCCTGTTTGGTCTTTCTCAGGGCCACTTTTGCGCCAGCTGTGCCATTGGCCATTTTCACCGGGGAGGTGGAAGACGATGACAGAGGCACTTGAGGTGGAGGCATTACGGGCCTCCCAGATTTTCCACCaacaggtgctgctgctgctgctgctgctgccgccttcTTACTCCCTTCGCTTGATTCCAGTCCGTGCTGTGTTCCTGCCACGTTGCCCAGCTCTTCTGCTGCATCTGAGCAGGCAGCTGGCTGTTGTAGGAGCCTCATCACTGGTGGTGGAGGTGGAGCACACTTTGGTTTTACCCGTCTGGGCCGGTCCCTGTCGCCAGAAGAAGTGACCTGATGCTCAGATAAGAGCTTAAATTTATTACCCTGAGAGTCTGTGCCAATAAGCTGCACGTCTGCTGGACTGTGTTTTAGAGTGGGTGAGATTAGGACTGGCACTTTGTGGTTATGAGTGGTTGGAAGTATTGCTGCAGCCTTTACTGGAGATGACCACCCTGATCTCTCACCATCCTCAAGGGCCCCCTGCCGTGGgccagtgtttttttctttgctcttaggAGCTGCTGCTAGCCCCGGACCCTCCTTTTCTTCCGAACCAGAAGGGGTTCGGAAAGGGAGAGCTGTGGCACCCCTCGGCAAGAGTTTTGCTTTTGGTCTCTCTCTGGTCAAAGCAGGGCCTTCTTCAAACCTTTTGGGAAGCAGGTCACTGGCCCTCCCCATGCTCTCATCTGGCTGAGAGGAGGTGGACACTGTCCGTTCCAGCTGGATTTTTGACCTCTGGGAATTTCTGGGAAGGGTCATTGCCATCCTATCCTGCTCTGGAAGCCCTGAGGACATGGAAGATGTAGAGTTTGACCTTGGAAAAGGCTTTGAAGCTTCTTCACTGCCAGTGGGTTTTCCTGCTCGTAAACCCAGTGTCTTTTTAATCAAGCGTGGTGTAAAGAAACCTGTGATGCCCGACCACCCGCCACCAGTGCTCACGCCCCCACCACCGGTGGTACCACTGCTGTCATCGCTGTAGAAGGTCCTCGGCACAAAGCCCCCACCATAGCACTTTGGTGGCGCCAGGCTTGCGTCCTGCTGAGTGGGAGCAAAAGAGAACCCGTCCACGTGCTGCAAGGAAGCAACAGATGAGAAGTTACCCGTTAGCTCGTATTTCTTGTGGGGCTGATTCTCCATCTCCCGGAAGGAACTGCTGCGCTTCGGAGGTGTAGGAGCGTTCCTCTTCTTCATAAAGGAGCTGAAGAAGCCGCCTTTCCTGTCCCTGGTGAAAGTGGTCTCTTTGGCATCCTCCAGCAGGCTGCTGGGTGACTTGTCCCTCTGCTTGCGAGGCAGTGCAGGAGACCCACTTGTTGGCTGTGTGCTTCTGATAAAACCtagacaaaagaaacaaaatgcaaattc encodes:
- the ABL2 gene encoding tyrosine-protein kinase ABL2 isoform X3, with the protein product MYWKLKLYQLAWGALPTEYPPKEALHRPYGCDVEPQALNEAIRWSSKENLLGATESDPNLFVALYDFVASGDNTLSITKGEKLRVLGYNQNGEWSEVRSKNGQGWVPSNYITPVNSLEKHSWYHGPVSRSAAEYLLSSLINGSFLVRESESSPGQLSISLRYEGRVYHYRINTTSDGKVYVTAESRFSTLAELVHHHSTVADGLVTTLHYPAPKCNKPTVYGVSPIHDKWEMERTDITMKHKLGGGQYGEVYVGVWKKYNLTVAVKTLKEDTMEVEEFLKEAAVMKEIKHPNLVQLLGVCTLEPPFYIVTEYMPYGNLLDYLRECNREEVSAVVLLYMATQISSAMEYLEKKNFIHRDLAARNCLVGENHVVKVADFGLSRLMTGDTYTAHAGAKFPIKWTAPESLAYNTFSIKSDVWAFGVLLWEIATYGMSPYPGIDLSQVYDLLEKGYRMEQPEGCPPKVYELMRACWKWNPPDRPSFAETHQAFETMFHDSSISEEVAEELGRTASSSSIVPYLPRLPMLPSKTRTLKKQAENKENIEGTQDTVEHSASSSAPGFIRSTQPTSGSPALPRKQRDKSPSSLLEDAKETTFTRDRKGGFFSSFMKKRNAPTPPKRSSSFREMENQPHKKYELTGNFSSVASLQHVDGFSFAPTQQDASLAPPKCYGGGFVPRTFYSDDSSGTTGGGGVSTGGGWSGITGFFTPRLIKKTLGLRAGKPTGSEEASKPFPRSNSTSSMSSGLPEQDRMAMTLPRNSQRSKIQLERTVSTSSQPDESMGRASDLLPKRFEEGPALTRERPKAKLLPRGATALPFRTPSGSEEKEGPGLAAAPKSKEKNTGPRQGALEDGERSGWSSPVKAAAILPTTHNHKVPVLISPTLKHSPADVQLIGTDSQGNKFKLLSEHQVTSSGDRDRPRRVKPKCAPPPPPVMRLLQQPAACSDAAEELGNVAGTQHGLESSEGSKKAAAAAAAAAPVGGKSGRPVMPPPQVPLSSSSTSPVKMANGTAGAKVALRKTKQAAEKISADKISKEALLECADLLSSAITEPTPNSQLVDTGHQLLDYCSGYVDCIPHTRNKFAFREAVSKLELSLQELQVSSTAASVPGANPVLNNLLSCVQEISDVVQR